The following proteins come from a genomic window of Halorussus halophilus:
- a CDS encoding universal stress protein — MGGADLNDGSRIAVAVGNPSHAEQLTRTAADVARDRGGELLVVGVVVTPRESPLALFTDEVITRDFGGERRAILDRAVETVSGTGVAVTGRLFVAPSVWQGVLHAVEEFDCDGLVVGWQERTREDAVLGTNVDRIVSRVPCDVLVEKIGATADGVEAVLLPIAESPHAELAGEVARAIAFSNDARIDLLRVVDSRRDVEEAEKLLAERKRAFDLPVETTVRVGDVADVIVMESHDRDVTVLGATRTGRIRRRVVGSTPREVGRNASGTIVMAKRGKASAVSRLFRW; from the coding sequence ATGGGTGGGGCTGACTTGAACGACGGGAGTCGAATAGCAGTGGCCGTCGGCAACCCGAGTCACGCCGAGCAGTTGACTCGAACGGCCGCCGACGTGGCCCGCGACCGGGGTGGCGAACTGTTGGTCGTCGGGGTCGTCGTGACGCCCCGAGAGTCGCCGCTCGCGCTCTTCACCGACGAAGTCATCACCCGCGACTTCGGCGGCGAGCGGCGCGCGATTCTGGACCGAGCAGTCGAAACCGTCTCCGGCACTGGCGTCGCCGTCACGGGACGCCTCTTCGTCGCGCCGTCGGTCTGGCAGGGCGTCCTCCACGCCGTGGAGGAGTTCGATTGTGACGGTCTGGTCGTCGGCTGGCAGGAGCGAACGCGGGAGGACGCGGTTCTCGGCACGAACGTAGACCGAATCGTGAGTCGCGTCCCCTGCGACGTGTTGGTCGAGAAAATCGGTGCGACGGCAGACGGCGTCGAAGCAGTGTTGCTCCCAATCGCGGAGAGTCCCCACGCGGAACTCGCGGGTGAGGTCGCGCGAGCCATCGCATTCTCCAACGACGCTCGTATCGACCTCTTGAGAGTCGTGGACTCCCGGCGCGACGTGGAAGAAGCCGAGAAGTTGCTCGCGGAGCGCAAGCGAGCGTTCGACCTGCCGGTCGAGACGACGGTTCGGGTCGGCGACGTGGCGGATGTCATCGTGATGGAGTCGCACGATAGAGACGTGACCGTGTTGGGAGCGACTCGTACTGGCCGGATTCGCAGGCGCGTCGTGGGTTCGACGCCGCGCGAGGTCGGGCGGAACGCCTCGGGGACGATTGTGATGGCGAAACGCGGGAAAGCGTCGGCGGTGTCGCGACTGTTCCGGTGGTGA
- a CDS encoding SRPBCC family protein yields the protein MRQVEVSKFVAAPPVVVQRELTPTSVVEFEGSFEVQEVTKTEAGAVVTASAGGLTIELVFEDHETGLTYRQRGETGPFDAMETTVSVVSENEGSRVTTRSEVSLGLPVAGLTDRVAAWKRRGELERSLDRLAEQL from the coding sequence ATGCGCCAAGTCGAGGTGTCGAAGTTCGTCGCGGCGCCACCCGTGGTCGTCCAACGAGAGCTGACACCAACGTCGGTCGTGGAGTTCGAAGGGAGTTTCGAGGTACAGGAGGTCACGAAGACCGAAGCGGGTGCGGTCGTCACTGCCAGTGCGGGCGGCCTGACGATAGAACTCGTCTTCGAAGACCACGAAACCGGACTCACCTACCGCCAGCGCGGAGAGACAGGCCCGTTCGACGCGATGGAGACGACGGTGAGCGTCGTCTCCGAGAACGAAGGAAGTCGAGTGACGACGCGCTCGGAAGTCAGTCTCGGCCTGCCCGTCGCCGGACTCACCGACCGAGTCGCGGCGTGGAAGCGCCGCGGCGAGCTAGAGCGCTCACTGGACAGGCTAGCGGAGCAACTGTAA
- the upp gene encoding uracil phosphoribosyltransferase encodes MTIEDRGDAKLVTHALAQDTLSKIRDTKTEQVGFRKGLVKLGRISGYEIIDGAMDTEFVSIQTPLTETTGQRVKGLDDVVIINVLRAATPFVEGLLKAFPRAKQGVISAGRDEEAGMNEDGEFPITIDYVKLPEITEKDTVIVADPMLATGSTMCTVLDHVLAEADDFENLFVLSAVSAPDGLLRVGEQFPEADLLTVSIDDHLDDDGFIVPGLGDAGDRAFRTT; translated from the coding sequence ATGACCATCGAAGACCGCGGTGACGCGAAACTCGTCACGCACGCCTTGGCACAGGACACGCTCTCGAAGATTCGAGACACGAAGACAGAACAGGTCGGATTCCGCAAGGGTCTCGTCAAACTCGGCCGCATCTCCGGCTACGAAATCATCGACGGCGCGATGGACACCGAGTTCGTCTCCATCCAGACGCCACTGACTGAGACGACCGGCCAGCGCGTCAAAGGACTGGACGACGTCGTCATCATCAACGTCCTGCGTGCCGCGACACCGTTCGTGGAGGGCCTGCTGAAGGCGTTCCCCCGCGCGAAGCAGGGCGTCATCAGCGCGGGCCGCGACGAGGAAGCCGGGATGAACGAAGACGGCGAGTTCCCCATTACCATCGACTACGTCAAACTCCCCGAAATCACCGAGAAGGACACCGTCATCGTGGCCGACCCGATGCTCGCCACCGGCTCGACGATGTGTACCGTCCTCGACCACGTTCTGGCGGAGGCCGACGACTTCGAGAACCTCTTCGTCCTCTCGGCGGTCAGCGCGCCCGATGGCCTGCTCCGCGTCGGCGAGCAGTTCCCCGAAGCCGACCTGCTCACCGTGAGCATCGACGACCATCTGGACGACGACGGCTTCATCGTGCCCGGACTCGGCGACGCTGGCGACCGCGCGTTCCGCACGACGTAG
- a CDS encoding cupin domain-containing protein, translating to MGYHVIDPASVEPTPDRPCVQRAVGDEAGLENVAVNVYEVAPGEQIPLAYHYHDEQEEVFYVTEGDLHVETPDEEYVVPAGQVFVAEPDSPQLAYNPESADETVRALALGAPSVDDAHAYDPDS from the coding sequence ATGGGATACCACGTCATCGACCCGGCGTCGGTCGAACCGACGCCAGACCGCCCGTGCGTACAGCGAGCGGTCGGCGACGAAGCGGGCTTGGAGAACGTCGCGGTCAACGTCTACGAGGTCGCGCCCGGCGAGCAGATTCCGCTGGCGTACCACTACCACGACGAGCAGGAGGAGGTCTTCTACGTCACCGAGGGCGACCTGCACGTCGAGACGCCCGACGAGGAGTACGTCGTCCCGGCGGGACAGGTGTTCGTCGCCGAACCGGACAGCCCGCAGTTGGCGTACAACCCCGAATCGGCCGACGAGACGGTCCGAGCACTCGCGCTCGGTGCGCCGTCCGTGGACGACGCCCACGCGTACGACCCCGACTCATGA
- a CDS encoding NAD-dependent epimerase/dehydratase family protein codes for MRIFVAGATGVIGRRLVELLTDRGHEVLGLVRDDDGAAIVESRGGTARYGDVLDLDTLAPAMAGADVVINAATALPVKDKPTDEDWAKNDRVRVDGTQNLLAAADDSVERFLFPSIVWVARQPDGSRFHENAERHPDRATKSAAEVEDILHEAASEKGFDLTILRLGFLYAPDAGHTHQMAEQLLSGDLPVVGGGLLGRRDSELSLLHADDAAEAFVEAIDENATGLYHVVDDQPVTVADFFTTFAEQLDAPKPSRIPVWLARFFVGTEQVNVLTKPFPTDADQFRSDVGWEPTYPTYREGLAKVVETWENDGTIRKTPSGYEWVGGQTPRQQRSAKPAQ; via the coding sequence GAATATTCGTCGCAGGAGCAACTGGCGTCATCGGTCGTCGGCTGGTCGAACTGCTCACCGACCGCGGACACGAAGTACTCGGACTCGTTCGGGACGACGACGGAGCGGCAATCGTCGAATCGAGGGGCGGCACGGCTCGATACGGGGACGTTCTCGACCTCGACACGCTCGCCCCCGCGATGGCGGGTGCAGACGTAGTTATCAACGCGGCCACTGCGCTCCCGGTGAAAGACAAACCGACGGACGAGGACTGGGCCAAAAACGACCGAGTTCGAGTGGACGGCACGCAGAACTTGCTGGCTGCCGCCGACGATAGCGTCGAACGGTTCCTCTTCCCGAGCATCGTCTGGGTCGCTCGGCAACCCGACGGTTCTCGGTTCCACGAGAACGCCGAGCGCCACCCCGACCGCGCCACGAAGTCGGCGGCCGAGGTCGAAGACATCCTCCACGAGGCGGCCTCCGAGAAGGGCTTCGACCTGACGATTCTGCGACTCGGCTTCCTCTACGCGCCGGACGCTGGTCACACCCACCAGATGGCCGAACAACTCCTGTCGGGCGATCTTCCCGTGGTCGGCGGCGGTCTCCTCGGCCGCCGCGACTCGGAGTTGTCGTTGCTTCACGCCGACGACGCGGCCGAGGCGTTCGTCGAGGCAATCGATGAGAATGCGACCGGACTCTACCACGTCGTGGACGACCAGCCAGTGACCGTGGCCGACTTCTTCACGACGTTCGCGGAGCAGTTGGACGCACCGAAGCCGAGTCGAATCCCGGTCTGGCTCGCCCGATTCTTCGTCGGCACGGAACAGGTGAACGTCCTCACGAAGCCGTTCCCCACCGACGCAGACCAGTTCCGCAGCGATGTCGGGTGGGAACCGACGTATCCCACCTATCGAGAGGGGCTTGCGAAAGTCGTCGAGACGTGGGAGAACGACGGCACGATTCGAAAGACTCCGTCCGGGTACGAATGGGTCGGAGGACAGACTCCCCGTCAGCAGAGGTCCGCGAAGCCTGCTCAGTGA
- a CDS encoding S9 family peptidase, producing the protein MNTVQATDYHDIVQVEEPRISPNGERVAFVRKDPDDEQSYEATVYVVPVGGDEPRQFTVAEGVDSQPRWSPSGDRLAFVSTRGADDDRPQLWVMPTDGGEARQVTDVAGGVSELTWSPDGRRIAFVQSSTDEDREEERDISLGDEEYEPEPPDPRVIDRKVYRAGENYFDGRWSHVYVTDLDAEDGGDGADADGEAVERLTDGEYNHMCPEWADADTLYYGVKRTGDPDDNIVVDVVKHDLDGGETSTLFQTTCWHPRLAATEDGRVAYAYTPEENATLQQTELKVFDSATGETTTPTATLDRTVSIEIAPQWGPSEEDLFFATPDEGTVPIWRVPGDESEDPQRVVEDGHVSNMSVGENAVAFARSEWDHPGDVFVSTLRGAESNRLTRVNREYLDDRAVCQPEEFWFEGGDGAEVQGWLLTPPNFDPDESYPLAVEIHGGPHSMWSTSHTMWHEFQLLAARGYVVFWSNPRGSTGYGEEFMAALGEGKWGTVATEDVLAGVDEVESRDYVDEDNTFVTGGSYGGYMTSWLVGHTDRFEAAVSQRGVYDLNSFYGSTDAFKLIEWDFDTTPLEDPEFLWEQSPTAFASEVETPTLLIHSDDDYRVPVNNAEMLYLLYKKNDVETRLVRYPREGHELSRSGEPGHVVDRLERIVRWFDGYSEYHDVPKALERGDDGLSATEDEEREGEEDKDEQDDSDE; encoded by the coding sequence ATGAACACCGTGCAAGCGACTGACTATCACGACATCGTGCAGGTGGAAGAGCCACGAATCTCCCCGAACGGCGAGCGAGTAGCCTTCGTCCGGAAGGACCCGGACGACGAGCAATCTTACGAGGCGACTGTGTACGTCGTCCCGGTCGGCGGCGACGAACCGCGCCAGTTCACCGTCGCGGAGGGCGTCGATAGCCAACCGCGGTGGAGTCCGAGCGGCGATCGACTCGCGTTCGTCAGCACCCGTGGTGCGGACGACGACCGTCCGCAACTGTGGGTCATGCCGACGGACGGCGGCGAGGCCCGGCAAGTAACCGACGTAGCGGGCGGCGTCTCCGAGTTAACGTGGTCGCCGGATGGACGCCGAATCGCGTTCGTGCAGTCGAGTACCGACGAGGACCGCGAGGAGGAACGCGACATCTCGCTCGGCGACGAAGAGTACGAACCCGAACCGCCGGACCCGCGAGTCATCGACCGGAAGGTGTACCGAGCGGGCGAGAACTACTTCGACGGTCGGTGGAGTCACGTCTACGTCACGGACCTCGACGCGGAGGACGGTGGAGATGGTGCCGACGCGGACGGGGAGGCCGTCGAACGACTCACCGACGGCGAGTACAACCACATGTGCCCCGAGTGGGCCGACGCCGACACGCTCTACTACGGCGTCAAGCGAACCGGCGACCCCGACGACAACATCGTCGTGGACGTAGTCAAACACGACCTCGACGGCGGGGAGACCTCCACGCTGTTCCAGACGACGTGCTGGCACCCGCGACTCGCCGCGACCGAAGATGGTCGAGTCGCCTACGCTTACACGCCCGAAGAGAACGCGACGCTACAACAGACCGAACTGAAGGTGTTCGACAGTGCGACCGGCGAGACGACGACGCCGACGGCGACGCTAGACCGAACCGTCTCCATCGAGATAGCGCCCCAGTGGGGGCCGAGCGAGGAAGACCTCTTCTTCGCCACGCCGGACGAGGGGACGGTCCCTATCTGGCGCGTACCGGGCGACGAAAGCGAGGACCCCCAGCGCGTGGTCGAGGACGGCCACGTCTCGAACATGTCGGTCGGCGAGAACGCCGTCGCGTTCGCTCGCTCGGAGTGGGACCACCCCGGCGACGTGTTCGTCTCGACGCTCCGCGGTGCGGAGAGCAACCGTCTCACGCGAGTCAACCGCGAGTACCTTGACGACCGCGCGGTCTGTCAGCCAGAGGAGTTCTGGTTCGAAGGCGGAGATGGGGCAGAGGTGCAGGGTTGGCTGCTGACGCCCCCTAATTTCGACCCCGACGAGAGTTACCCGCTCGCGGTCGAAATCCACGGCGGTCCCCACTCGATGTGGTCCACCAGCCACACGATGTGGCACGAATTCCAACTGCTCGCGGCGCGAGGCTACGTCGTCTTCTGGTCGAATCCCCGTGGTTCGACGGGGTACGGCGAGGAGTTCATGGCCGCGCTCGGCGAGGGCAAGTGGGGCACGGTTGCCACCGAAGATGTCCTCGCTGGCGTGGACGAAGTGGAAAGTCGAGATTACGTGGACGAAGACAACACCTTCGTCACTGGTGGCAGCTACGGTGGCTACATGACCTCGTGGCTGGTCGGGCATACCGACCGCTTCGAGGCGGCAGTCTCCCAGCGCGGCGTCTACGACCTCAACAGCTTCTACGGTTCGACAGACGCGTTCAAGCTAATCGAGTGGGACTTCGACACCACGCCGCTCGAAGACCCCGAATTCCTCTGGGAGCAGTCGCCGACTGCGTTCGCCTCGGAAGTCGAGACGCCGACGCTACTGATTCACAGCGACGACGACTATCGGGTGCCGGTGAACAACGCCGAGATGCTGTATCTGCTCTACAAGAAGAACGACGTGGAGACCAGACTGGTTCGGTACCCGCGCGAAGGTCACGAACTCTCGCGCAGCGGCGAACCCGGCCACGTCGTGGATCGACTGGAGCGCATCGTCCGCTGGTTCGACGGCTACTCGGAGTACCACGACGTGCCGAAGGCTCTCGAACGCGGTGACGACGGACTGTCAGCGACAGAGGACGAAGAAAGAGAAGGAGAAGAAGACAAAGACGAGCAGGACGACTCAGACGAATAG
- a CDS encoding ArsA family ATPase, with translation MDKFVFFGGKGGVGKTTVSCAYGLKCAREGLRTLVVSTDPAHSTSDVFDQQFDDDPEPVAGYENLDAMELDPDEEVERHMQQIKRTMSDQVSPAIVNEIDRQIELAHRTPGAYESALFDRFIDVMRNSEEYDRVVFDTSPTGGTLRLLSLPDFLESWIDRLVSKREQSIDLFEKAAIGEREARRRAEEDPIIARLLERKEMFEFAGETLRNDAAFFLVLNPDELSIRETRRALSDLTDYELGVEGLVVNKVAPAPDEGEEGTGATYLRQRYETEQERIERISSEFEEPIVAEIGQRVEEVKGSLLDEVAAELDIEVAREVRA, from the coding sequence ATGGACAAATTCGTCTTCTTCGGCGGCAAGGGTGGCGTCGGCAAAACGACCGTCTCGTGCGCGTACGGCCTGAAATGTGCCCGCGAGGGCCTGCGAACGCTCGTAGTCTCGACGGACCCGGCTCACAGCACGTCGGACGTGTTCGACCAGCAGTTCGACGACGACCCCGAACCCGTCGCTGGTTACGAGAATCTGGACGCGATGGAACTCGACCCCGACGAGGAAGTCGAGCGCCACATGCAACAGATAAAGCGGACGATGAGCGACCAAGTGAGTCCGGCCATCGTCAACGAAATCGACCGCCAAATCGAGTTGGCACATCGGACGCCCGGTGCGTACGAATCCGCGCTGTTCGACCGGTTCATCGACGTGATGCGCAACTCCGAAGAGTACGACCGCGTCGTCTTCGACACGTCACCGACGGGCGGTACGCTCAGACTACTGTCGCTCCCGGACTTCCTCGAAAGCTGGATAGACCGGTTAGTGAGCAAGCGCGAACAGAGCATCGACCTCTTCGAGAAGGCCGCCATCGGCGAACGAGAGGCGCGCAGACGCGCCGAAGAGGACCCCATCATCGCCCGACTCCTCGAACGGAAGGAGATGTTCGAGTTCGCTGGCGAGACACTTCGCAACGACGCGGCGTTCTTCCTCGTGTTGAACCCCGACGAACTGTCGATTCGGGAGACGCGCCGCGCACTCTCGGACCTGACCGACTACGAACTCGGCGTCGAGGGGTTGGTCGTCAACAAGGTCGCACCGGCACCCGACGAAGGCGAGGAAGGAACTGGAGCCACCTATCTTCGCCAGCGATACGAGACAGAACAAGAGCGAATCGAGCGAATTAGCTCGGAGTTCGAGGAGCCAATCGTCGCCGAAATCGGCCAGCGAGTCGAGGAAGTGAAAGGTTCGCTGTTGGACGAGGTCGCGGCAGAACTGGACATCGAGGTTGCGCGCGAGGTTCGCGCCTGA
- a CDS encoding DUF7569 family protein, with protein MSDEEEREPCHDCGDPLTDALARTIRLTVDRSQIDSQRLCPECFADWIDRYDEEMRAEPEETVIEDEESEIIVD; from the coding sequence ATGAGCGACGAGGAGGAACGAGAGCCTTGCCACGACTGCGGTGACCCCCTCACGGACGCACTGGCACGAACGATTCGACTGACCGTGGACCGCTCGCAGATAGACAGCCAGCGACTCTGTCCGGAGTGTTTCGCTGATTGGATAGACCGCTACGACGAGGAGATGCGAGCGGAACCCGAAGAGACGGTCATCGAGGACGAAGAGTCAGAAATTATCGTCGATTGA
- a CDS encoding carbon starvation CstA family protein, with amino-acid sequence MVQVIWLVVAVLALFSVGYLGYSRYLAQFVELDDDRETPAHKYEDGQEYVPAKKPVLLGHHYSSIAGGAPIVGPITAGVVWGWVPALLWIAIGNPLMGSVHDFVSLSSSLRHEGKSIGYIIGEYVGERGKNMLLWFAFLTIILVLAVFALVVAIVFDAFPSAATASMLYIALALVFGLYLYQFDLPFIPGTVAFVAAVFASVWVGIQYPITLASGSTAPAFIPTVLGSANISLWIPIVILYAGIASALPVWMLLQPRDYLSSFLLYAGVGGALLAIIVGTILGTSSEPLTINIDAYNGFWGSTGVTPLFPMLFITIACGTISGFHSLVSSGTTAKQLNTESDARAIGYGGMLGEGLLATVALASLAVAGITVEGGGIGQALPNFATGGGIILTSFGIPAEYGAPFMALVLVSFLLTSTDTAVRLGRYMMEEIVGTPESSVESAATNRYSNAAIQGIPAYVLITSGSWLTLWQLFGGANQLLAALALLTATVWLANWDDSKQLISTGVPMAVMTFITILGLGWLAFHDNLYVKFIKDGGTQMTAVQTASAVVQIVLALVLIGIALSLVKMGWENIREVRRGRGTAVADGGEEPSDD; translated from the coding sequence ATGGTACAGGTTATCTGGCTTGTCGTGGCGGTACTCGCGTTGTTCAGCGTGGGCTATCTGGGTTACTCCAGATACCTCGCTCAGTTCGTCGAACTAGACGACGACCGCGAGACACCGGCGCACAAATACGAAGACGGACAGGAGTACGTTCCGGCGAAGAAGCCGGTGCTCCTCGGGCATCACTATTCGAGCATCGCGGGCGGGGCCCCCATCGTCGGACCCATCACGGCAGGCGTCGTGTGGGGTTGGGTACCCGCACTCCTGTGGATTGCCATCGGGAACCCCCTGATGGGGTCGGTCCACGACTTCGTGTCGCTGTCGAGCAGTCTGCGCCACGAAGGGAAGTCCATCGGGTACATCATCGGTGAGTACGTGGGCGAACGCGGCAAGAACATGCTGTTGTGGTTCGCGTTCTTGACCATCATCCTCGTGCTGGCAGTGTTCGCGTTGGTCGTCGCCATCGTGTTCGACGCGTTCCCGAGCGCGGCGACTGCGAGCATGCTGTACATCGCGTTGGCACTCGTGTTCGGACTGTATCTCTACCAGTTCGATCTGCCGTTCATCCCCGGCACCGTGGCGTTCGTCGCCGCGGTGTTCGCCAGCGTCTGGGTCGGCATCCAGTACCCGATTACGCTCGCCAGCGGTTCGACCGCTCCGGCGTTCATTCCGACGGTACTCGGCAGTGCGAACATCTCGCTGTGGATTCCCATCGTCATCCTGTACGCGGGCATCGCTAGCGCGCTCCCGGTCTGGATGCTACTCCAACCGCGTGACTACCTGTCGTCGTTCCTGCTCTACGCGGGCGTCGGCGGCGCACTGCTGGCCATCATCGTCGGTACGATTCTCGGTACGTCGAGCGAACCGCTGACAATCAACATCGACGCGTACAACGGCTTCTGGGGTTCGACCGGCGTCACGCCGCTGTTCCCCATGCTGTTCATCACAATCGCGTGTGGGACCATCAGTGGCTTCCACTCGCTCGTGTCTTCGGGCACGACGGCCAAGCAGTTGAACACCGAATCCGACGCTCGCGCCATCGGCTACGGCGGTATGCTCGGCGAAGGGCTACTGGCGACCGTCGCACTCGCCTCGCTCGCAGTCGCGGGCATCACGGTCGAAGGCGGCGGCATCGGACAAGCACTGCCGAACTTCGCGACGGGCGGCGGCATCATCCTCACGTCGTTCGGCATCCCGGCGGAGTACGGCGCTCCGTTCATGGCGCTCGTGCTGGTTAGCTTCCTCCTGACTTCGACGGACACCGCTGTCCGTCTCGGTCGGTACATGATGGAGGAAATCGTCGGCACGCCCGAATCGAGCGTCGAGTCGGCGGCGACGAACCGCTACTCGAACGCGGCGATTCAGGGCATCCCGGCGTACGTCCTCATCACCAGCGGGTCGTGGCTCACCCTCTGGCAGTTGTTCGGCGGCGCGAACCAACTGCTGGCGGCGCTGGCGCTCCTCACCGCGACGGTGTGGCTGGCCAACTGGGACGACTCCAAGCAACTCATCTCGACTGGCGTCCCGATGGCGGTGATGACGTTCATCACCATCCTCGGACTGGGCTGGTTGGCGTTCCACGACAACCTCTACGTGAAGTTCATCAAGGACGGTGGGACGCAGATGACGGCGGTGCAGACGGCGTCCGCAGTCGTCCAAATCGTCCTCGCGCTCGTCCTCATCGGCATCGCGCTGTCGCTGGTGAAGATGGGCTGGGAAAACATCCGAGAGGTCAGACGCGGCCGCGGAACGGCCGTCGCGGATGGCGGAGAGGAACCGAGCGACGACTAA
- a CDS encoding TAXI family TRAP transporter solute-binding subunit, with protein sequence MVGDTNRRDVLKATGAAGLAGLLGFAGTGIAQDQRLSWHAGGTGGTYFPLSNEFKTIIEGNSDFTIQVQSTGASVENVGSLARGDADFALIQNDVAFFAYNGTGIEAFQDNAVESLRGVATLYPETIHVVTRPDTGIETLSDLEGATINTGDLGSGTQVNALQILETVGIENFEEQNASFSQAADQLRDGDIDAAFVVGGWPLGAIEELATTSNISLVEVSGENRQAILDASSWFAEDTIPAGTYNGVDEDVQTVSVQAMIATREDLSADTVETVTNAIFNNLDQITIKSDFISADSALDGMSIPLHPGARAVFGSATTAPGNGTATTGMGTETSMGNETASGNMTGPN encoded by the coding sequence ATGGTGGGGGACACCAACAGACGCGACGTACTGAAAGCGACTGGTGCGGCCGGACTCGCCGGACTACTCGGTTTCGCAGGTACAGGCATCGCACAAGACCAACGCCTCTCGTGGCACGCTGGCGGGACCGGTGGGACGTACTTCCCGCTCTCGAACGAGTTCAAGACGATTATCGAAGGGAACTCCGATTTCACGATTCAGGTCCAGTCCACGGGCGCGAGCGTGGAGAACGTCGGCAGTCTCGCGCGCGGTGACGCCGATTTCGCACTCATCCAGAACGACGTAGCGTTCTTCGCGTACAACGGCACGGGCATCGAAGCGTTCCAAGACAACGCCGTAGAGAGTCTTCGCGGTGTGGCGACGCTCTATCCGGAGACGATTCACGTCGTCACGCGGCCAGACACGGGCATCGAGACGCTCTCGGACTTAGAGGGTGCGACCATCAACACGGGCGACCTCGGGAGCGGGACGCAGGTCAACGCGCTCCAGATTCTCGAAACGGTCGGCATCGAGAACTTCGAAGAGCAGAACGCCAGCTTCTCGCAGGCGGCCGACCAGCTTCGTGACGGCGACATCGACGCCGCGTTCGTCGTCGGCGGGTGGCCGTTGGGCGCAATCGAGGAACTGGCGACCACTTCGAACATCAGTCTCGTGGAGGTCTCCGGCGAGAACCGCCAAGCTATCCTCGACGCCTCGTCGTGGTTCGCCGAGGACACGATTCCGGCGGGCACGTACAACGGCGTAGACGAGGACGTACAGACAGTCTCCGTGCAGGCGATGATAGCGACCCGCGAAGACCTCTCGGCCGATACCGTCGAGACGGTCACGAACGCTATCTTCAACAATCTCGACCAGATCACTATCAAGTCCGACTTCATCAGCGCGGACTCCGCACTCGACGGTATGTCCATCCCGCTCCACCCCGGAGCGCGGGCGGTCTTCGGCTCTGCGACGACTGCGCCGGGCAACGGAACGGCGACGACGGGGATGGGAACCGAGACCAGCATGGGCAACGAGACAGCGAGCGGCAACATGACAGGACCGAACTAA